In Mercenaria mercenaria strain notata chromosome 15, MADL_Memer_1, whole genome shotgun sequence, a single genomic region encodes these proteins:
- the LOC123549021 gene encoding carbohydrate sulfotransferase 1-like: METAVAENATPNYSGTNWKPYLNCRDKNQTVSSCLTIMEDICRRSKHRATKIVRLTVDNLEYVLEHRPNLKAIHLIRDPRAIINSRITTKWYNLNVSEQTIKSDAHELCSRVKYDLIQGEKLKQKYPQRFSFIMYEDLQTDLKTKTEMLYSYFGIGKSDVKSKAENNTEILQEEHKVNRTHGDYTNWWRFQLSFRTLNVVDSVCGNVLSFLGYKIFLNESELRNVSNKAFKFQKELLISNLNESGFYDFKALRNQRPFRRKIDIIPKQGNEITEHKTLLI; this comes from the exons ATGGAAACTGCCGTAGCAGAAAATGCCACGCCGAATTATTCAG GTACGAACTGGAAACCTTACCTGAACTGCCGAGACAAGAACCAAACAGTGTCGTCATGCCTGACAATAATGGAAGATATCTGTAGACGTTCAAAGCACCGGGCAACTAAGATTGTCCGATTAACAGTCGATAACTTGGAATATGTTCTAGAACATCGACCGAACTTAAAGGCTATACATCTTATACGAGATCCACGTGCAATCATTAATTCAAGAATCACCACAAAGTGGTATAATTTAAATGTTTCGGAGCAAACGATTAAAAGTGATGCACATGAGCTATGCAGTAGGGTTAAATACGACTTAATCCAAGGGGAAAAGTTaaagcaaaaatatcctcaaagatTTTCGTTTATAATGTATGAGGATTTGCAGACTGATCTAAAAACTAAAACAGAAATGTTATATTCATATTTTGGCATTGGCAAGTCAGACGTAAAGTCAAAAGCGGAAAATAATACAGAAATTTTGCAGGAGGAACACAAAGTGAACAGAACACATGGCGATTATACAAACTGGTGGAGATTCCAATTATCGTTTAGGACATTAAATGTTGTTGACAGCGTTTGTGGAAACGTTCTTTCATTTTTAgggtacaaaatatttttgaatgaatCAGAGCTTAGGAACGTGTCAAATAAAGCATTTAAGTTCCAGAAAGAGCTGCTGATAAGCAACTTGAATGAAAGCGGGTTCTATGATTTTAAGGCTTTGCGTAACCAGAGGCCTTTTAGAAGGAAAATTGATATTATTCCAAAGCAAGGCAACGAAATCACGGAGCACAAAACTCTTTTAATTTAA